GCTGGTCTCACCGTCGGACCTGCTGCACTATGCGCTGCCTGCGACCCTGGTGGGGCTGATGCTGATCTTCGTGGCGCGCCCCTTGGCGGTACTCGTTTCGCTCAAGCCCTTCTTCAAGTTTCGCTGGCGCGAGCTCGGCTTCATCTCCTGGGTTGGCCTGCGTGGGGCGGTCCCGATCGTGCTGGCGATCTTCCCGGTGATCGGTGGCGTGGAGGGGGCGGCGCTCTACTTCAATGTGGCCTTCGCGGTGGTGCTGCTCTCGCTGCTGGTGCAGGGCGGTACGCTGTCGCTGATGGCGCGCTGGACCCGGGTGCTGATACCGACGCCGGTCAGCCCCAACCATCGCGGCCCACTGGGGATTCTGCCCGAGAACGATTACGAGATGTTCGTCTACCGGGTCGAGAACGAGGATCTCGCCGATGTTCCCATTCGCCTGCTGCGCTTTCCCTCCGGAGCCCTGATCTCGGCCCTCTTTCGTGAGCACGCCATGCTGCATCCCAAGGGCAGTACACGCTTGCAGCTGGAAGATGTGCTCTGCGTGATCGGTCGCAGCGAGGATCTGCCGGCGCTGAACCGACTCTTCAATGGAGAGGCCAAGCTCAAGCAGGAGCGCGCCTTCTTCGGCACCTTCACCTTCGAAGGGGAGGCCAGGATGCAGGATATCGCCGATGCCTACGGGCTGACCCTGAGCCCCGGTGAGCGCGAGATGAGCCTGAGCGAGTTCGTCTCGTTGCGCGTCGGTGGCCATCCGGTGGTGGGCGACGATGTCGACTGGCATGGCATCCATTGGGTAGTCAGCGAGATGGATGGCAATCGCGTGACCCGAGTCGGCCTGCGGCTCTACTGATGGCCGCTAAGGCCTTGATCGCGTTTGGCTCTTGACCGAGGCGCGAAAGCTGGTAATATTCACCGCCGTAAGCCGGAGGGATGGCAGAGCGGTTGAATGCACCGGTCTTGAAAACCGGCAAGGGTTAACGCCCTTCCAGGGTTCGAATCCCTGTCCCTCCGCCATGACACTAGGAAAAGCCACTGTTTACAGTGGCTTTTCTTTTTTGGATAGGCAGCAGTGCCCTGGAGCATGGCTGCTATGCAAGGTTTCCTCGAGGCCACCTGAATGGCACTGAAAGCCACGATCTTCAAGGCAAGGCTCCAGATTGCCGACATGGACCGCCACTACTATGGCGAACATGCTCTCACCCTTGCCCGCCATCCGTCGGAGACCGACGAGCGCATGATGCTCCGCGTGCTGGCTTTCGTTCGGCATGCCCATGAGGACCTTGCCTTCGGCCGCGGGGTCAGCACCGACGATGAGCCCGATCTATGGATCCGGAGCCTGAGCGGTGAGATCGAGCTTTGGATTCAGCTGGGGCAGCCGGATGAGCGTGAGATTCGCCGTGCCTGCGGCCGCGCGCGTCAGGTGGTGCTCTATACCTACAGCGGCCAGGGTGCCAGGATCTGGTGGGAGCAGCTTGGCGGAAAGCTGGCGAGCCTGGATAACCTCACCGTCTACGACATCCCCCCGGAGAGCGTGGCAGTGCTGGGTCAGCTGGCGGGGCGCGGCATGGAGCTCAATGCCACCATTCAGGATGATGCCATCTGGTTGGCCAATGCTCAGACGGCGGTAGAGGTCAGCGTCGTGGCCCGCCAGGCCCCCGGCATGAGCCGCTAGCGCGCGAGCTGGAGCCTGGGCGGGTGTCACCCGCGTCGCCATCGCCTTGCATCGCACGCAGGTGGCTTGCAGAGTGGGGGCTCCCCCTGCCGCCGTGAGTCCCGCATGTCGATGCCCGAAGACCCGCATGCCTTGCCCCGTCCGATTCCTGCGGTGTCCAGCGCCCTGATCTGGAACGACCGCCTGCTGATGGTGCGTCGAGCCCAGGCGCCCAATGCCGGGCGGCTGGCGCTTCCGGGTGGCAAGCTGGAAGCCGGCGAGACGCTGCAGGCCGCCGCCGAACGCGAACTGCTCGAGGAGACGGGGCTGCAGGCTCGTGCCGGCGAGGTCTTCACGGCAATCGATGTGTTCGACCATGAGGCCGACGACCGCCTGCGGGCCCACTATGTGATCATCGTCCTGCGCATGGAATGGCAGGGTGGCGAGGAGGGCGCCGCCAGCGATGCCAGCGAGCTGGTCTGGCTGGATGAAGAGGCACTGGAGGCCGCAGGTAGCGATGTCTGTTCCACAGCAGCGGGTGTTGCCAGGGCCTTGCTGCGGGGGGGCACATTTGGGGGCATGAGTGCAGAAACAGCGTTGAGTGCTGTTCCCTCAAGCTCTTGCGTGCGGAACTTCCAGGCGGCATGCTAGTCCACTGGCAAGATCAATTGACGACAGGGAGCACAGGATCAATGGCCTATCAAGAGTCACAGATGACCCGCGAGGAGACCCAGACCCGGGTGGCCAGCATCAACAAGGTGCTGCGCAACACCTATGGGCTGCTGGCCATGACGCTGCTCTTCTCCGCCGTGACCGCCGGTGCCGCCATGGCGATGGGCATCGAGCGCCTGAACATTTTCGTGTTCTTCATTGGCGCCTACGGACTGATGTTCCTGGTCCACAAGACAGCTCACTCGGCGATGGGGCTGCTCGCTACCTTCGCCTTCACCGGCTTCATGGGCTTCACCCTCGGCCCGATTCTCAACGCCTACCTGGCGCTGCCCAATGGTGCCGCCCTGGTGATGAACGCCCTGGCCATGACCGGCCTGACCTTCATCGGTCTCTCCGCCGTGGCGCTGGTGACCAAGAAGGACTTCAGCTTCCTCGGCAACTTCATGATGGCTGGCGCCATCGTGCTGGTTCTGGCCATGCTGGCCGGCCTGATCTTCCAGATCCCGGCCCTGATGCTGATGGTTTCCGCCGGCTTCGTGCTGTTCTCCTCCGCGGCGATCCTCTACCAGACCAGCGAGATCGTTCACCGCGCCGGGGAGACCAACTATATCCTGGCCACCATCACCCTCTATGTGTCGATCTATAACCTCTTCGTCAGCCTGCTCTCCCTGCTTGGCATCATGAGCAGCGACTGACCGAGGCTACGACAGGCCAACGACATGGCTGGCCCCGCCTCGGCGGGGCCAGCCTGTTTTCAGGAGACCCCGGATGCGTTACGCCATCCTTTTGCTCGATGCCCCCTATACCAGCCAGGCGGCCCACTCGGCGCTGCGCTTCACGCGTGCGTTGCTGGCCAAGGGCCATGTCATCGACGGGGTGTTCTTCTACCATGACGGAGTGCATAACGCGGCCCGGCTGGCCGCACCGCCCCAGGACGAGCCCCACCTGGTCGATGCCTGGGCCGAGCTGGGCCGCGAGCATGCCGTGCCCCTGCAGGTCTGCATCGCCGCCGCCCTCAGGCGCGGCCTGCTCGACGAGCAGGAGGCCGCACGACACGGCAAGCAGGGTTGCAGCGTC
The Halomonas sp. H10-9-1 DNA segment above includes these coding regions:
- a CDS encoding Bax inhibitor-1/YccA family protein produces the protein MAYQESQMTREETQTRVASINKVLRNTYGLLAMTLLFSAVTAGAAMAMGIERLNIFVFFIGAYGLMFLVHKTAHSAMGLLATFAFTGFMGFTLGPILNAYLALPNGAALVMNALAMTGLTFIGLSAVALVTKKDFSFLGNFMMAGAIVLVLAMLAGLIFQIPALMLMVSAGFVLFSSAAILYQTSEIVHRAGETNYILATITLYVSIYNLFVSLLSLLGIMSSD
- the tusD gene encoding sulfurtransferase complex subunit TusD, which encodes MRYAILLLDAPYTSQAAHSALRFTRALLAKGHVIDGVFFYHDGVHNAARLAAPPQDEPHLVDAWAELGREHAVPLQVCIAAALRRGLLDEQEAARHGKQGCSVEPPFELTGLGQLIDLGLRCDRLITFGP
- a CDS encoding YaeQ family protein, producing MALKATIFKARLQIADMDRHYYGEHALTLARHPSETDERMMLRVLAFVRHAHEDLAFGRGVSTDDEPDLWIRSLSGEIELWIQLGQPDEREIRRACGRARQVVLYTYSGQGARIWWEQLGGKLASLDNLTVYDIPPESVAVLGQLAGRGMELNATIQDDAIWLANAQTAVEVSVVARQAPGMSR
- a CDS encoding NUDIX hydrolase, with the protein product MSMPEDPHALPRPIPAVSSALIWNDRLLMVRRAQAPNAGRLALPGGKLEAGETLQAAAERELLEETGLQARAGEVFTAIDVFDHEADDRLRAHYVIIVLRMEWQGGEEGAASDASELVWLDEEALEAAGSDVCSTAAGVARALLRGGTFGGMSAETALSAVPSSSCVRNFQAAC